In a genomic window of Weissella tructae:
- a CDS encoding class I SAM-dependent DNA methyltransferase codes for MNYQTFARLYDKLFDETAYEDWFAYAKQEIKDPQAPLLELAGGAGRLAIMLKQAGFSDIMNFDLSEEMLTIASEHAGKAEVDLPLVQGDMREWSALERTFGTITCFADSFNYLANEAETLATFQQVAQHLDTDGQFIFDVITPEQTDVIYPGYMYNWHDEETAFMWSSFGVEDAEHTVEHELTFFVYNEEIDGYQQIQEIHTERTYPLETYLKLLAEAGFKDVKVTSDFGRSEDLDQAPRWFFSATKA; via the coding sequence ATGAATTATCAAACATTTGCCCGTCTATACGACAAACTATTTGATGAAACAGCTTACGAAGACTGGTTTGCTTATGCCAAGCAAGAAATCAAAGATCCACAAGCCCCATTGCTAGAATTAGCTGGTGGAGCTGGTCGATTAGCCATTATGTTGAAGCAAGCAGGTTTCTCTGACATCATGAATTTTGATTTGTCAGAAGAAATGCTAACGATTGCCTCTGAACATGCAGGCAAGGCCGAAGTTGATTTGCCACTTGTACAAGGAGACATGCGTGAATGGTCTGCTTTAGAACGTACATTTGGGACAATCACATGTTTCGCTGATTCATTTAACTATCTAGCAAATGAAGCTGAAACATTGGCAACTTTCCAACAAGTTGCACAACATTTGGATACCGATGGGCAATTTATCTTTGATGTCATCACACCAGAACAAACTGATGTGATTTATCCAGGATATATGTACAACTGGCATGATGAAGAAACGGCCTTTATGTGGTCATCATTTGGGGTTGAAGACGCTGAGCATACAGTGGAACATGAACTGACATTCTTTGTATATAACGAAGAAATTGATGGTTACCAACAAATCCAAGAGATTCATACAGAACGTACGTACCCACTGGAAACATATCTAAAGCTACTTGCAGAAGCTGGCTTTAAAGATGTGAAGGTTACAAGTGACTTTGGTCGTAGTGAAGACTTGGATCAAGCACCACGCTGGTTCTTTAGTGCAACAAAAGCGTAA
- the yqeK gene encoding bis(5'-nucleosyl)-tetraphosphatase (symmetrical) YqeK, with protein sequence MKTHDLMPYFEGSRADLIAQVEPQMSAKRFAHVLRVETMALELAKQYDIDETLASIAALTHDYAKERPDTDFLNVIAEHHLDPEVKAWGNNVWHGVVGAYLVAQELHIHDARILTAIQQHTVGGAYMSPLSQILYMADYIESGRTFPGVEEVRALAFTDLAASVGWQTQHTLNYLITQKLPVYPGTLQTYNVWSTKHD encoded by the coding sequence ATGAAAACTCATGATTTAATGCCATACTTCGAAGGAAGCCGCGCGGATTTAATTGCGCAGGTTGAACCACAAATGTCAGCTAAACGTTTCGCGCATGTGTTACGTGTAGAAACAATGGCATTAGAATTGGCAAAGCAGTATGACATCGATGAAACATTAGCGTCGATTGCCGCACTGACGCATGATTATGCGAAAGAAAGACCAGATACGGACTTTCTAAATGTGATCGCTGAGCATCATTTAGATCCCGAGGTAAAGGCTTGGGGGAATAATGTTTGGCATGGTGTTGTTGGTGCCTATTTGGTTGCACAAGAATTGCACATTCATGATGCGCGTATCTTGACTGCAATTCAACAACATACTGTAGGTGGTGCCTATATGTCACCACTTAGCCAAATACTGTATATGGCCGATTATATTGAATCAGGCCGTACTTTTCCGGGAGTTGAAGAAGTACGCGCATTAGCGTTTACTGATTTAGCTGCTAGTGTGGGGTGGCAAACACAACACACGCTTAACTATTTAATTACACAGAAGTTGCCGGTTTATCCGGGAACTTTACAAACATACAATGTCTGGAGTACTAAACATGATTGA
- a CDS encoding nicotinate-nucleotide adenylyltransferase: protein MAVQVKTQTTVQTAPRKRVGILGGTFNPPHLGHLMIGEQVVHQLQLDEVRFMPNALPPHVDTKVAIDPLERAAMVQAAVHDNHLFALEMLEIQRGGKSYTYDSIIALREQNPDTDFYFIIGGDEVAYLPTWYRIDELINLVHFVGVNRPGVVKEAPYPVQWVDVPQLEISSTEIRQRVAKHNSIRYMVPDMVAAYIFKKGLYLDENS, encoded by the coding sequence ATGGCAGTACAAGTAAAAACACAGACGACTGTGCAAACAGCACCGCGGAAGCGCGTAGGTATTTTAGGTGGGACATTTAATCCACCACATTTGGGTCATTTGATGATTGGGGAACAAGTTGTTCACCAATTACAATTGGATGAAGTACGCTTCATGCCCAATGCTTTACCACCGCATGTTGATACGAAAGTTGCGATTGATCCTCTCGAAAGAGCAGCGATGGTACAGGCAGCTGTCCATGATAATCACCTTTTCGCCTTGGAGATGTTAGAAATTCAACGTGGTGGAAAGAGTTACACATACGACAGTATTATTGCCTTGCGTGAACAAAATCCAGATACGGATTTTTATTTCATCATTGGTGGGGATGAGGTGGCATATTTGCCAACTTGGTACCGCATTGATGAATTGATTAACTTGGTGCACTTCGTTGGGGTTAACCGCCCTGGGGTTGTTAAAGAAGCACCTTATCCTGTGCAATGGGTCGATGTGCCTCAGTTAGAAATTAGTTCAACTGAGATTCGTCAACGTGTGGCAAAGCACAACAGTATTCGTTACATGGTACCGGATATGGTTGCGGCGTATATCTTCAAGAAAGGATTATATCTAGATGAAAACTCATGA
- the rsfS gene encoding ribosome silencing factor — MIDAKQQLEVAVKAVDGKRAADILALDLGGISFIADTYLIADAPTERQVLAIADEVIDKMAEAGVPLTRQEGRQEGQWLLLDFGDLLVHIFKSEIRGFYNLEKLWGQAPEINISEWLVEEEF; from the coding sequence ATGATTGATGCAAAACAACAATTAGAAGTTGCCGTAAAGGCTGTTGATGGAAAGCGCGCAGCTGACATCCTTGCCTTGGATTTGGGTGGAATTAGCTTTATCGCTGACACATACCTAATCGCAGATGCACCAACAGAACGTCAAGTATTGGCGATTGCTGATGAAGTTATCGATAAGATGGCTGAAGCTGGTGTGCCATTGACACGTCAAGAAGGACGTCAAGAAGGGCAATGGCTATTGCTAGACTTCGGTGACCTATTGGTTCACATCTTTAAGAGTGAAATTCGTGGCTTCTACAACCTTGAAAAGTTGTGGGGACAAGCACCAGAAATCAACATCTCTGAATGGTTGGTTGAGGAAGAATTCTAA
- a CDS encoding YceD family protein produces MKWRFSDLQNYTDEVKNFTETLDVKERLMADFGDVIKDVTPVELNGFIQADRDDVIVHANVNVTVTTPSTRSLELVDVPLTFDIDEVYIQDTTHMDRYEEEQSVMVVDKEIDFQEAVIEYIVVNIPLQVLTEEEAQGQEMPAGNNWAVLSEKDYENQADDAESNTPLAGLADLFAATDDK; encoded by the coding sequence ATGAAATGGCGTTTTTCTGATTTACAAAATTACACAGATGAAGTAAAAAACTTCACTGAAACTCTTGATGTGAAAGAGCGTTTGATGGCAGATTTTGGTGACGTTATTAAAGATGTGACCCCTGTAGAATTGAACGGTTTCATTCAAGCTGACCGAGATGATGTTATTGTACATGCCAACGTGAACGTAACGGTGACAACACCATCAACACGTTCATTGGAATTAGTTGATGTACCTTTGACATTTGATATTGACGAAGTTTACATTCAAGATACAACACACATGGATCGTTACGAAGAAGAACAATCAGTTATGGTTGTTGATAAGGAAATTGATTTCCAAGAAGCGGTTATTGAGTACATTGTTGTAAACATTCCTTTGCAAGTGCTAACTGAAGAAGAAGCACAAGGACAAGAAATGCCAGCCGGTAATAACTGGGCAGTATTGTCTGAAAAAGACTACGAAAATCAAGCTGATGATGCTGAAAGTAACACACCATTAGCAGGATTAGCAGACTTGTTCGCAGCAACAGACGACAAGTAA
- the mutS gene encoding DNA mismatch repair protein MutS, with product MVAKAKTTPMMEQYNKIKAQYPDAFLFYRLGDFYELFNDDAVLGSQLLELTLTQRNKKSDNPIPMAGVPHHAAPNYIDILVDKGYKVAIVEQLEDAAEAEGMVKRDVVQLVTPGTRMKDTADNAKDNNYLVSVTMNAQNQYGLAYTDLATGELKATTVVSVTNVLNELSRLETKEVVTDITLPDDFQANLTNLGILTSHQEKADANAEISYLTQGLTVEVEKSATEILLAYLFATQKRALDHLKVATSYELAQYLKLDRNSRANLELTTNLRTGQRNGTLYWLLDETKTAMGGRLLKQWLEQPVLDKNTLTLRYDKIGGFVADFFNRAQIQDGLKQVYDLERLAGRVAYGTANGRDLLQLRNSLRQVPLLLDSLNTMDTAIFGTVVQQLDPVTDLETLISEAIMEEPPIGLKDGGVIRDGHNTQLDGYRDVLQNGKQWLADLEAREREATGINSLKIGYNKVFGYYIEVTKANVGKLEADRYNRKQTLVNAERFITPELKEHEQLILEAEAKSSELEYQLFSEVRETIKTNIKRLQKLAGALAELDVLQALADVAERYDFVRPTLADKQMIAIKNGRHPVVEKVLGHQSYVANDITMREDETIQLITGPNMSGKSTYMRQLALTVVMAQIGSFVPADSATLPIFDQIFTRIGAADDLISGNSTFMVEMAEANTALQYATPQSLILFDELGRGTATYDGMALAQAIIEHVHAHTKAKTLFSTHYHELTSLDTELPHLKNIHVGATEENGQLIFSHKILAGPADQSYGINVAKLAGLPDTLITRASDILATLEADEKVMTPILSEGVVDLPIVAAVETDVAEMQQAADVAPVETDAQLDLFAMPDTEVQGVVDEVKAINLADLTPLQALIKLNEWQAKLK from the coding sequence ATGGTAGCAAAAGCTAAAACGACACCGATGATGGAGCAATATAATAAGATTAAGGCACAATACCCAGATGCTTTCTTATTTTATCGCCTAGGTGATTTTTACGAATTATTCAATGACGATGCCGTCTTGGGTTCACAACTTCTAGAGTTGACATTGACGCAACGTAATAAAAAATCAGATAACCCAATTCCGATGGCAGGGGTACCGCATCATGCGGCGCCAAACTATATTGATATCTTAGTTGATAAGGGATATAAAGTAGCCATTGTTGAACAGTTAGAAGACGCAGCAGAAGCAGAAGGTATGGTAAAACGTGATGTCGTGCAATTAGTCACGCCTGGAACGCGTATGAAGGATACCGCTGATAATGCGAAGGACAACAATTATTTGGTCAGTGTGACGATGAATGCACAAAACCAATATGGATTGGCGTATACAGATTTGGCTACTGGTGAACTGAAGGCTACTACAGTTGTTTCAGTAACGAATGTCTTGAATGAATTAAGTCGTCTAGAAACCAAGGAAGTCGTAACCGACATTACATTGCCAGATGACTTTCAAGCGAATTTAACTAACTTAGGTATTTTGACATCACATCAAGAAAAAGCTGATGCAAACGCTGAGATTTCATACTTAACACAAGGCCTAACAGTTGAGGTTGAAAAATCAGCCACTGAAATTTTGTTGGCATATTTATTTGCGACGCAAAAGCGAGCATTAGATCATTTGAAAGTTGCGACAAGCTATGAGCTTGCGCAGTATTTAAAATTAGACCGTAATTCACGTGCCAATCTAGAATTGACGACGAATCTACGTACAGGTCAACGTAACGGGACGCTATATTGGTTGTTGGATGAAACGAAAACAGCCATGGGTGGTCGACTATTGAAGCAATGGTTAGAACAACCTGTGCTGGATAAAAATACGTTGACGCTACGTTACGATAAAATTGGTGGTTTTGTGGCCGATTTCTTTAATCGTGCCCAGATTCAAGATGGTTTGAAGCAAGTCTATGACTTGGAACGTTTAGCAGGACGTGTGGCATATGGAACGGCCAATGGGCGTGATTTATTGCAACTGCGTAATTCATTACGACAAGTACCGCTATTGTTAGACAGTCTAAACACAATGGATACGGCTATTTTTGGGACTGTTGTGCAACAATTAGACCCAGTTACTGACTTAGAAACCTTGATTAGTGAAGCCATTATGGAAGAACCACCCATTGGTTTGAAAGACGGTGGTGTGATTCGTGATGGCCACAATACACAATTAGACGGTTACCGTGATGTCTTGCAAAATGGTAAGCAATGGTTGGCTGATCTTGAAGCTCGTGAGCGTGAAGCAACAGGGATTAACTCATTAAAGATTGGGTACAATAAAGTCTTTGGTTACTATATTGAAGTGACAAAGGCGAATGTTGGCAAGTTAGAAGCAGACCGTTACAACCGTAAGCAAACATTGGTTAACGCAGAACGTTTTATTACGCCTGAACTAAAGGAACATGAACAATTGATTCTAGAGGCCGAAGCCAAGTCTAGTGAATTGGAATATCAATTATTTAGTGAAGTGCGTGAAACAATCAAAACAAACATTAAGCGACTACAGAAGTTGGCGGGTGCGTTAGCGGAATTAGACGTTTTGCAAGCTTTGGCTGATGTCGCTGAACGTTATGATTTTGTCCGTCCAACGTTGGCTGATAAGCAAATGATTGCGATTAAAAACGGACGTCATCCTGTGGTGGAAAAGGTTTTGGGACACCAAAGTTATGTTGCGAATGACATTACGATGCGTGAAGACGAAACCATTCAATTGATTACAGGACCTAACATGTCTGGTAAATCAACGTACATGCGTCAATTGGCATTGACAGTTGTGATGGCTCAAATTGGGTCATTTGTTCCGGCTGATAGTGCAACGTTACCCATTTTTGATCAAATCTTTACACGCATTGGTGCGGCCGACGATTTGATTTCAGGTAATTCAACTTTCATGGTGGAAATGGCTGAAGCAAACACGGCCTTACAATATGCAACGCCACAATCATTGATTTTGTTTGATGAACTGGGTCGTGGAACTGCAACGTATGATGGAATGGCGCTGGCACAAGCGATTATTGAGCACGTACATGCGCATACGAAGGCAAAAACATTGTTCTCAACCCACTATCATGAATTAACAAGTTTGGATACAGAATTACCGCATCTGAAGAATATTCATGTGGGGGCGACAGAAGAAAATGGACAATTGATTTTCTCTCATAAAATTTTGGCTGGACCCGCTGATCAAAGTTATGGAATTAATGTTGCCAAATTGGCAGGCTTACCAGATACATTGATTACGCGTGCAAGTGACATTTTAGCGACCTTAGAAGCCGACGAAAAAGTCATGACGCCAATATTATCTGAAGGTGTGGTTGATCTACCAATCGTTGCAGCGGTTGAAACAGACGTTGCCGAGATGCAACAAGCTGCGGATGTGGCACCAGTTGAAACTGATGCGCAACTTGATTTGTTTGCGATGCCAGATACTGAGGTACAAGGTGTCGTTGATGAAGTTAAGGCGATTAATTTGGCAGATTTAACGCCATTACAAGCCTTAATCAAGCTAAATGAATGGCAAGCCAAATTAAAATAA
- a CDS encoding nucleotidyltransferase, with translation MKAVGLITEYNPFHNGHAYHAQQARQVTNADVVVTVMSGNYVQRGEPAIFNKWRRTELALAGGVDLVYELPFAFAVQPAHIFAEGALTILYDLGVREIVFGAEHAELDFMALAKVAHKQLVDHADFKQDYRQTYATQFNDVLETIIGFRLENPNDLLGFAYANAAIALGWADEMVLTPIQRVKAGYHDASLPGGHIASATALRSASEDVSAYVSPQAADWLSEGPETYAWSDKWFDLLKYKVLTTPVEQLELIYQLNDGLAYRLKRLIETNPMVTWDDFQATFKSKRYTQARLQRTLLYTLLQITTEEMKQARPYLRLLGSNGKGRQYVKQQRESITLPTLNRVGKDDLTDLLQLDFRAGQLYQYCAQQIAYQSFSQDVRRQPIFYEETES, from the coding sequence ATGAAAGCAGTTGGCTTAATAACTGAATATAATCCCTTCCATAATGGGCATGCTTATCATGCGCAACAAGCTCGGCAGGTGACGAATGCGGATGTTGTGGTAACGGTTATGAGTGGGAACTACGTCCAACGTGGTGAACCGGCAATTTTCAATAAATGGCGTCGGACAGAACTTGCGTTAGCTGGTGGTGTCGACTTAGTTTATGAATTGCCATTTGCCTTTGCCGTACAACCAGCGCATATATTTGCTGAAGGGGCATTGACCATTTTGTATGATTTAGGTGTTCGTGAGATTGTCTTTGGCGCTGAACATGCAGAGCTAGATTTCATGGCCTTAGCAAAAGTAGCCCACAAGCAACTGGTTGATCATGCCGATTTTAAGCAAGATTACCGTCAAACGTATGCCACGCAATTTAATGATGTGTTGGAAACGATTATTGGTTTTCGTTTAGAAAATCCGAATGACTTACTAGGCTTTGCGTATGCAAATGCGGCCATTGCACTAGGTTGGGCGGATGAGATGGTATTGACGCCTATTCAACGGGTAAAAGCGGGTTATCATGATGCAAGCTTACCAGGCGGGCATATTGCGAGTGCAACTGCCTTGCGATCAGCAAGTGAAGATGTATCAGCGTATGTTTCACCACAAGCGGCGGACTGGTTATCTGAAGGACCCGAGACGTACGCTTGGTCAGATAAGTGGTTTGATTTGTTGAAGTATAAAGTTTTGACGACACCTGTGGAACAATTGGAATTGATTTACCAATTGAACGATGGGTTGGCATATCGTTTAAAGCGTTTGATTGAAACGAATCCAATGGTGACATGGGATGATTTTCAAGCGACCTTTAAAAGTAAACGTTACACACAAGCACGTTTACAACGAACATTGCTTTATACCTTATTACAAATTACAACAGAAGAAATGAAACAAGCACGCCCCTATCTAAGACTCTTAGGTAGTAATGGTAAAGGGCGTCAGTATGTGAAACAGCAACGTGAATCGATTACGTTACCAACGTTAAATCGTGTTGGTAAAGATGATTTAACAGATTTACTACAGTTGGACTTCCGAGCTGGCCAACTTTATCAGTATTGTGCACAACAAATAGCCTACCAATCATTTTCACAAGATGTACGTAGGCAACCAATTTTTTATGAGGAGACCGAATCATGA